From Caballeronia insecticola, a single genomic window includes:
- the maiA gene encoding maleylacetoacetate isomerase, whose translation MKLYSYFRSSAAYRVRIALNLKGLDYEYAAVHLLRDGGQQLKPEYRALNPDGIVPTLVDGDDVLTQSLAIIEYLEETHPEPPLLPKNPSDRAFVRAVAMQVACEIHPLDNLRVLKYLKHQVKVPDETKDAWYRHWVEAGFDSLEKRLASDKRVGALTFGDTPTVADLCIVPQVFNARRFGIDTSRFPTIERIADHACTIDAFARAAPGQQPDAE comes from the coding sequence ATGAAGCTCTACAGCTATTTCCGCAGTTCGGCGGCGTATCGCGTGCGCATCGCGCTGAATCTGAAGGGACTCGACTACGAGTACGCGGCGGTGCATCTGCTGCGCGACGGCGGCCAGCAGCTCAAGCCCGAATATCGCGCGCTCAATCCGGACGGCATCGTGCCGACGCTCGTGGATGGCGACGACGTGCTCACGCAATCGCTCGCGATCATCGAGTATCTGGAGGAGACGCATCCGGAGCCGCCGCTGCTGCCGAAGAATCCGTCCGATCGCGCGTTCGTGCGCGCGGTCGCGATGCAGGTCGCGTGCGAGATTCATCCGCTCGATAACCTGCGCGTGCTCAAGTACCTGAAGCATCAGGTCAAAGTGCCGGACGAAACGAAAGATGCGTGGTACAGGCACTGGGTCGAGGCCGGTTTCGACTCGCTCGAAAAGCGTCTCGCGAGCGACAAGCGCGTCGGCGCGCTGACCTTCGGCGACACGCCGACCGTCGCCGATCTGTGCATCGTGCCGCAGGTGTTCAACGCGCGGCGCTTCGGCATCGACACGAGCCGTTTCCCGACGATCGAGCGCATCGCCGATCACGCCTGCACCATCGACGCCTTCGCGCGCGCAGCGCCTGGCCAGCAGCCGGACGCCGAATGA
- a CDS encoding LysE/ArgO family amino acid transporter produces the protein MTAVLSAGALSSYLSGMGLGASLIVAIGAQNAFVLRQGLKRRHVGIVVSICAVVDVLLIALGVAGMGALIARAPVLLDVIRWAGAVFVFLYGLRAFIAAWRGPGHLNASDGDSQTAIGAASTVLALSLLNPHVYLDTVVLLGGIGARRGWPGNAWFAAGAMCSSVLWFTTLGYGARLLEPWFEKDMSWRVLDVIVGCVMMWIAASLVFAR, from the coding sequence ATGACGGCAGTGCTTTCTGCGGGCGCGTTGTCGAGTTATTTGTCGGGCATGGGGCTGGGCGCGAGTTTGATCGTCGCGATCGGCGCGCAAAACGCGTTCGTGCTGCGGCAGGGCCTGAAGCGGCGGCACGTCGGCATCGTGGTGTCGATCTGCGCGGTCGTCGACGTGCTGTTGATCGCGCTCGGGGTCGCTGGAATGGGCGCGCTGATCGCGCGTGCGCCCGTTTTGCTCGACGTGATTCGCTGGGCCGGCGCGGTCTTCGTGTTTCTGTACGGCCTGCGCGCGTTCATCGCGGCGTGGCGCGGACCGGGGCATTTGAACGCCTCGGACGGCGACTCGCAGACGGCGATCGGCGCGGCCTCCACCGTGCTCGCGCTGTCGCTGCTCAATCCGCACGTTTATCTCGACACCGTTGTGCTGCTCGGCGGCATCGGCGCGCGTCGCGGCTGGCCGGGCAACGCGTGGTTCGCGGCGGGCGCGATGTGTTCGTCGGTTCTCTGGTTCACTACGCTCGGCTACGGCGCGCGTCTTCTGGAACCGTGGTTCGAGAAGGACATGTCGTGGCGCGTGCTCGACGTGATCGTCGGCTGCGTGATGATGTGGATCGCGGCGTCGCTCGTTTTCGCGCGATAA
- the ftsY gene encoding signal recognition particle-docking protein FtsY gives MFSFFKRFKKPADGPLDTPQDESAEALDDEELSDDELERQALAAEAPPEAPPVAAREKAESAAPVPAQPVPAPAPAPSAPSAPAPAKPAAPPSQKAESAEESKEYWQGRTQSQWSRAPATDLASEEFVPPPEPDPAAKKSWLSRLRHGLSKTSSNLTGIFVGAKIDEDLYEELETALLMSDAGVDATEFLLESLREKVRSERLTDASQVKAALRDLLIDLLRPLEKSLMLGRAQPLVMMIAGVNGAGKTTSIGKLAKHLQHFNQSVLLAAGDTFRAAAREQLTVWGERNNVTVIAQESGDAAAVIFDAVGAARARKIDVMMADTAGRLPTQLHLMEELRKVRRVIAKAMPDAPHEVLLVIDANTGQNALAQVKAFDDALGLTGLIVTKLDGTAKGGIIAAIARQRPIPVYFIGVGEKVEDLQPFSAEEFADALLG, from the coding sequence ATGTTCAGCTTCTTCAAACGATTCAAAAAGCCGGCTGACGGGCCGCTCGACACGCCTCAGGACGAATCCGCCGAGGCGCTTGACGACGAAGAGCTTTCCGACGACGAGCTGGAACGGCAGGCGCTCGCAGCCGAGGCGCCGCCGGAAGCGCCGCCTGTAGCCGCGCGCGAAAAGGCCGAGTCTGCTGCACCGGTGCCTGCGCAGCCTGTGCCCGCACCGGCGCCCGCGCCTTCTGCGCCTTCTGCGCCCGCGCCCGCCAAACCCGCCGCCCCGCCGTCGCAAAAGGCAGAAAGCGCAGAGGAATCGAAGGAATACTGGCAAGGCCGGACGCAGTCGCAATGGTCGCGCGCGCCCGCAACCGATCTCGCGAGCGAAGAGTTCGTGCCGCCGCCCGAGCCGGATCCCGCCGCGAAGAAATCGTGGCTTTCCCGTTTGCGCCACGGTCTCTCGAAGACGAGTTCGAACCTGACCGGCATCTTCGTCGGCGCGAAAATCGACGAGGATTTGTACGAAGAGCTCGAAACCGCGCTGCTGATGTCCGACGCCGGCGTCGACGCGACCGAATTCCTGCTCGAATCGCTACGGGAAAAAGTGCGCTCGGAGCGTCTGACCGACGCGTCGCAGGTGAAGGCCGCGCTGCGCGATCTGCTGATCGACCTGCTGCGTCCGCTCGAAAAGTCGCTGATGCTCGGCCGCGCCCAACCGCTCGTGATGATGATCGCGGGCGTGAACGGCGCCGGCAAGACGACCAGCATCGGCAAGCTGGCGAAGCATCTGCAGCACTTCAATCAGTCGGTGCTGCTCGCCGCCGGCGACACTTTCCGCGCCGCCGCGCGCGAGCAGTTGACCGTCTGGGGCGAGCGCAACAACGTCACGGTGATCGCGCAGGAAAGCGGCGATGCGGCCGCCGTCATCTTCGACGCGGTCGGTGCGGCACGCGCGCGCAAGATCGACGTGATGATGGCCGACACCGCCGGCCGCCTGCCGACGCAACTGCATCTGATGGAAGAGCTGCGCAAGGTGCGCCGCGTCATCGCCAAAGCCATGCCCGACGCGCCTCACGAAGTGCTGCTCGTGATCGATGCGAACACGGGTCAGAACGCGCTCGCGCAAGTGAAGGCGTTCGACGACGCGCTGGGCCTGACCGGTCTCATCGTCACGAAGCTGGATGGCACGGCAAAAGGCGGCATCATCGCGGCGATCGCGCGGCAGCGCCCGATTCCGGTGTATTTCATCGGCGTGGGCGAGAAAGTCGAAGACTTGCAGCCGTTCAGCGCGGAAGAATTCGCGGACGCGCTGCTTGGCTGA
- the rsmD gene encoding 16S rRNA (guanine(966)-N(2))-methyltransferase RsmD, producing the protein MSRSSATRSTLPSHTPSRGGKPHTIRIIGGDWKRTPLPVLDLDGLRPTPDRVRETLFNWLGQDLAGQRCLDLFAGSGALGFEAASRGAARVLMVERSGRAAAQIRANQTKLGARNIEIAEADALRLASSLAPGSFDVIFLDPPFGDQALLMRALELAVPLASADGAIYVECGDPLDVATIDALAGWSVVREGKAGAVRYHLLRRENEE; encoded by the coding sequence ATGTCTCGCTCGTCCGCTACTCGCTCCACTTTGCCCAGCCATACGCCGTCGCGCGGAGGCAAACCGCACACGATCCGCATCATCGGCGGTGACTGGAAGCGCACGCCGCTGCCCGTGCTCGATCTCGACGGCCTCCGGCCCACACCGGATCGCGTGCGTGAGACGCTGTTCAACTGGCTCGGCCAGGATCTCGCGGGACAACGCTGTCTCGACCTGTTCGCGGGCAGCGGTGCGCTCGGTTTCGAGGCGGCGTCGCGCGGCGCTGCGCGCGTGTTGATGGTCGAGCGCAGCGGCCGCGCCGCCGCGCAGATCCGGGCGAATCAAACGAAACTCGGCGCGCGCAATATCGAGATCGCGGAAGCCGATGCATTGCGGCTCGCCTCGAGCCTCGCGCCCGGTTCGTTCGATGTGATCTTTCTCGACCCGCCGTTCGGCGATCAGGCGTTACTCATGCGCGCACTGGAACTGGCCGTGCCGCTCGCTTCGGCTGATGGCGCGATCTACGTCGAATGCGGCGATCCGCTCGACGTCGCGACCATCGATGCGCTCGCGGGCTGGTCCGTGGTGCGCGAGGGCAAAGCGGGCGCCGTCCGCTATCATTTGCTGCGCCGCGAAAATGAGGAATAA
- the coaD gene encoding pantetheine-phosphate adenylyltransferase codes for MVVAVYPGTFDPLTRGHEDIVRRASSIFDQLVVGVADSRAKKPFFTLQERLDIAHDVLGHYPNVQVSSFTGLLKDFVRKNNARVIVRGLRAVSDFEYEFQMAGMNRYLLPDVETMFMTPSDQYQFISGTIVREIAQLGGDVSKFVFPSVEKRLIDKVVILSQDPAAP; via the coding sequence ATGGTTGTCGCCGTGTACCCGGGAACGTTCGACCCGCTTACTCGCGGGCATGAGGATATCGTCCGGCGCGCATCGAGCATTTTCGATCAGCTCGTCGTGGGCGTTGCGGACAGCCGCGCGAAGAAGCCGTTTTTCACGCTGCAGGAGCGGCTCGACATCGCGCATGACGTGCTAGGGCACTATCCGAACGTGCAGGTGAGCAGTTTTACCGGGCTGCTGAAGGATTTCGTGCGCAAGAACAATGCGCGTGTGATCGTGCGCGGGCTGCGTGCCGTGTCGGATTTCGAATACGAATTCCAGATGGCCGGCATGAACCGCTATCTGCTGCCCGACGTCGAGACGATGTTCATGACGCCGTCCGATCAGTACCAGTTCATCTCCGGCACCATCGTGCGCGAGATTGCGCAGCTTGGCGGCGACGTGAGCAAGTTCGTGTTTCCATCGGTGGAAAAGCGGCTGATCGACAAAGTCGTTATCCTGTCGCAGGACCCCGCGGCGCCCTGA